The DNA sequence CTGCATTGTCCGTCTTTAATGCTGCCATTCTGCTTAAAACGGCTAATATAATCGGATCGCTCTCCTTACAATCGTTAGGCGGATTCAGCAGAGCTTTTGATCCGAAGGTGCATAAAGCCAGACCATATAAAGGCCAAATCAGTGTGGCGGCGGATATTAATAAATATATTGAGGGCTCGAATCTTATCAACGCCGCTGCTGAAGGACATCATCAACAGGACGAATATTCTATCAGGGCGATTCCACAAGTTCATGGCGCTGTTTTGGATGCAATAGATCATTGCAGAAAATTGATCGAAATTGAAATTAATTCCGCCACTGATAATCCGCTTATTTTTATTGAACCAGAGGATATATCGCATGAGGTTCACGAAAGGGATAAGGTGAGCTATTGGGAAACTTATTCAGCTGCCAATTTTCACGGTGAACCTGTGGGACTTGCGGCAGACTATCTGAAAATCGCCGTCGCTGAAATAGGAAATATTTCTGAAAGACGGATGCAGCTGCTCCTTGACACAAAAAACAACAGAGGCATGCCCTCAAATTTATCTTCCGGTGAAGGAGGTCTCGATTCGGGACTTATGCTTTACCAATACACTGCGGCGAGCCTCGTTTCTGAGAATAAAGTTCTCTGCCATCCTTCTTCGGTTGACAGCATTCCGACGTCTGCTAATATCGAAGACCATAACGCAATGTCCACTACGGCTTCCCGACATCTCACTTTTGTGGTAAAAAATGTCACCACGGTACTTGCCGCCGAGCTCCTTGTTGCTTTACAGGCTCTTGACCTCAGAATAAGCGGCAAATATCCGATAACTTCACATAGCGGGAAAATTCTAAATCAAAAATATGAATTAAACGATGTTGCAAAACACGTTTATCAGCTGATTAGAAATGGCTCTGAGGATGAGACGGGAATTTCGTTCATCGGCACCGATCTGGATTTTTATTCAAACCCTCCCAACGAATCAATCGAAAAAGCCGCAAGAATAATTCATATGGGAAAAGTAGTATTAGCTGTTACTTAACGATAAAAAATTTAGTCCTGAGATACGGCAAAAGTTTTTCCTGAATTTCCTCTCTTAGCTCCCGAAATTTCAGTCTTACTTCCGCATCAGTTCCGTTGAATAAAGCAATATCCTTAAATCCCATATGAATCATTTCAACATTTCCGGGAAACACCGGACAGCTTTCACGGGCATTATCACACAGAGTCAGAACAAGATCAAATTCATCCATCAAAAGCTCATTTATATTGGTTGATTCGTTCTTTGAAATATCAATCCCTATTTCATTCATAGTCTCGACAGCTCTCAAGTCAACGGTTTTCGGCTCCGTGCCGGCTGAGAATACATCAAGATGAACTCCAAGCTGTTTCTTTACTAAGCCTTCCGCTATCTGACTTCTACACGAATTTCCTGTGCACAACAGAAGTATTTTTTTCTTTGAATTTATCGCCACTGTTTGATACCTGACTGTTATACGAAAAGATGCTATGAATAGATAACCTTTTCAATAGAAATATTTAGCTCGTCTATTTAAATCGGTTTTTCTATCATTACTTTAGCATTATACTTTGTATCATGATTGATAACGTCTCAAATACGCCATCTAAGTTCAGGGCAGATTTATATCTTCTCGGCATAACGCTGATATGGGGGTCATCGTTTATAGCCGTGAAAATTGCTCTCTCTTTCACCACGCCTTTTCTATTCCTTGCAATCAGATTTCTTATAGCCTCTCTGATATTACTAATCGTTTTCAGGAAAAAATTATTGAAATTTGATGCGGATACTATCAAAGCCGGCGCTGTTTTAGGAGTCTTATTGGCGACAGGATTCGGAGCTCAGACTTATGGTCTTGTATTTACGACAGCGTCTAAGTCAGCTTTTATTACCGGTTTATTTGTGATATTGGTTCCCATATTTTCGATGATATTCGAAAAAATAATCCCCCGAAAATTACTCTGGCTGGGCGTGATGTTTTCCTTTACAGGTCTTTATTTTCTTACTTCTCCGGAAGGAAATTCATTTAATATAGGAGATGGTTTTACGTCAATAGGAGCTGTCGCGTTTGGAGCCCATACGGTAGCAACACAAATTTATACAAAAAAGTATGACTTCATTCAACTCACTTTTCTTCAAATACTAATAACCGGGTGCGGTGGATTACTTTCAACTTTAATTTTAGAAACGCCTAAATTCGATGCTAATCCACAACTGATTCTAATTATTTTAGGGACGGCGATTTTCCCCACCGTAATAAATTTTTATATCCTAAATAAGTACCAGCGACATACTTCATCAACTCGCGCAGCTATAATCTACTCATTTGAACCGGTTGCTGCCGCTGTGATAGCGTATATCTTTCTCAATGAAGTATTGGGAGTTCGCGGAGCAATTGGCGGAGCGCTAATCATGCTGGGAATGTTAGTCGCCGAACTAAAAAAGAGAAAATAGTGAAAAAATATTAATCGTTATTTGTCTCTTTCTTTAGTAAATACCCTTTCCACATTACATATATTACGGGAATGAGTAACAACGTCAGCAGAGTTGACGAAATCATACCGCCCACCATTGGAGCAGCGATTCTTTTCATAGCCTGTGAACCTGTTCCATGTCCCCACATAATCGGAAGAAGACCTGCCGTTATTGCCGTAACGGTCATTATCTTTGGTCTTAATCT is a window from the Candidatus Neomarinimicrobiota bacterium genome containing:
- a CDS encoding aromatic amino acid lyase encodes the protein MSKPGSEIVEVLEIKISSPIVLSHLPDKKLTLSQLVAVARGGSNKKFARVEIDSDSIDRCKRSSDYISEAVIRAAELSKSAKEVDEIDYRQLIYGVNTGFGNNKDKPINSYYDACRLSENLIYSHLTAVGSPLSTEIVRAVMLIRLRAFVEGRSGVRPELIFLLRDMLNNCVHPLIPSQGSLGSSGDLCQLAHLAVVMIGGGKAFHEPDFISNKNKPAELLSGLEALESADLKLLPTPENLADNGDRTIHLAPKEGLALTNGAAVSAAMTALSVFNAAILLKTANIIGSLSLQSLGGFSRAFDPKVHKARPYKGQISVAADINKYIEGSNLINAAAEGHHQQDEYSIRAIPQVHGAVLDAIDHCRKLIEIEINSATDNPLIFIEPEDISHEVHERDKVSYWETYSAANFHGEPVGLAADYLKIAVAEIGNISERRMQLLLDTKNNRGMPSNLSSGEGGLDSGLMLYQYTAASLVSENKVLCHPSSVDSIPTSANIEDHNAMSTTASRHLTFVVKNVTTVLAAELLVALQALDLRISGKYPITSHSGKILNQKYELNDVAKHVYQLIRNGSEDETGISFIGTDLDFYSNPPNESIEKAARIIHMGKVVLAVT
- a CDS encoding arsenate reductase ArsC, with amino-acid sequence MLLLCTGNSCRSQIAEGLVKKQLGVHLDVFSAGTEPKTVDLRAVETMNEIGIDISKNESTNINELLMDEFDLVLTLCDNARESCPVFPGNVEMIHMGFKDIALFNGTDAEVRLKFRELREEIQEKLLPYLRTKFFIVK
- a CDS encoding DMT family transporter — its product is MIDNVSNTPSKFRADLYLLGITLIWGSSFIAVKIALSFTTPFLFLAIRFLIASLILLIVFRKKLLKFDADTIKAGAVLGVLLATGFGAQTYGLVFTTASKSAFITGLFVILVPIFSMIFEKIIPRKLLWLGVMFSFTGLYFLTSPEGNSFNIGDGFTSIGAVAFGAHTVATQIYTKKYDFIQLTFLQILITGCGGLLSTLILETPKFDANPQLILIILGTAIFPTVINFYILNKYQRHTSSTRAAIIYSFEPVAAAVIAYIFLNEVLGVRGAIGGALIMLGMLVAELKKRK